TCGGCTCCGGCAGCAATATCACTAATCTTCATCCCATCAAGGCCAGGGACTTTCTCCAAATTGACTTCTCTTAAATCTACTAAATATTACGCAATAACAAGACATAGTATAAATATAAGAGTAAAGTAATGCTAAACAAACATTTTCCATGACACAAAAATTCGCATTTTTCTCTCACCTCCAATAAATTACCAATGAATTTATGCAGTGCCATGATCTAATAATTTTACGCATTGGATGACTCTTTGGTCGCCAGAATCCATCGAGAACTTTACAACAGAGACACTCAGTTTACAAGACTTTTTTTGCATTTAACTATGTAGAGTGGCCAAGGTTATGTATGATGATGACCGCTAATAGATAGTTCAAATGTAGTAGTATGGAACTCGATCGCAATAAGTTTCATTCTCAATTATTAGAGATGTATGCAACAAGAAAGTGCGTAAATTATGATGTATTTACTGTTCAACGTTAACTCAAATGCATTACCAGGTATATGCCTGGATCGTGGGCTCATGTTCTGAAAATCACTAAGCACCCCAAGGTGGTTTCCACCTAGTATATAAACCTCTCCCTCACCTATGCATAAAGAAATTGACAACAAAATGCAATTATTAAATAGGGATTTGATAGAAATGTGGAAATCACAATTTGTTGGGAATGTAGTGTCAATAAATACCAGTCATAGCTAAAGCATGGTTCCATCCCAGAGCAACTTTGATAAATTTCAATGAAGAGCTTAAGCAGTGAGGAACATAAGCATCTTCAAAGCCCTTGAAGCCTCTTCCCCAGGTATAAACATGCCCATCAACTGAAGATATTAGAACCATTTAGAGAACAATATAGTGCCACGGATATCATGAAGGGGAAAGTGGTGGTCCTACCAGATACTGCTGCACTATGATCTCCATTTGCAGCAATTCCAAAGATTTCAATACCTTCAAAGCCACTAACAACTCTTGGAACATTAACAGCTTTGACCTTATCGTTGCTGACACCGAGCTGACCACGCTTCCCAGAACCAAATCCATAAACTTGATTTCCTACGCAATCTGCATGACAATACCCTTTGCTAAATAAAGGAGCACATGCAAGTACGAAGTGAGAGACAAACACATTCTAGGCACCAACTAAAACCAATCCTTGACCTTTCATCAAGACAAGGGAATGGCGCATTCCACATGCAACCTGCACAGCACGCTGATCAACAAAGCATGACAATTTGACAGGAGAACAGTGTGAAGCATAATCGCCATGACCCAGTTGACCAAACGTGCCATCCCCACAAGTGAAGACACACCCAGTATCTGAAAACCAACCAAGAAGAATAcatcaaaaggaaaaaaaaattcaacattCACAAAAACAGTGAAGACATAGCCAGAAGAGAGCAAACCTGAAACAAAACCTGAGTGGCTCCACCCAGCAGCGACATGGGTTATGAAGTAGCCATCCAATGACGTTACAGCCTTAGGAAACAAAGCGTTACTCAGAACCTCCCCATGGCCTAGTTGCCCAGAATTTCCCCTACCCCATGAAAGTACCTTCCCAGCTACAGATTATCATCAGAATTAGTTTAACATAATATTAACATGAAGAAAAATTGTAAATTAGAAGAGAAAAGACGGAGAAAGAAATATAGCGGTGATACCAGAGGTCAAGGCTATGACATGAGCGCCGCCACATGCAAGAGAAGAGATAGAAGAGAGAGAGGGTTGGTGAAGGAGTTGAGGGAAGACCTCATCCTCAACAATCTTTGTTCCCAACTGACCCTCGGTTCCAGCACCCCAACTCCACACAACTTGTTCTGATTTTTCATCCTCTATCTCTGTTTTTGAGGATTCTTCCATCACCGCTTTATGTCTCTGCCCTCTCTTCACAATCTCACACTCTTGTTTGCGCCTTTACTTTTAATCTTTCATCTTATGTTATTTATACTTCATttgttcttttaatttttttttaaattaataattaaaaatttaaacacCATTCCCTCTCTACCAACACTTCCTTTTaatggaaattaaaaaatatatgaaatataatattttataaagaaatattGTTTTGCGACCACTTTTAAGcagtaatttattttaattattaatagagTTAATTATAAACTTACAAAAAAACTATTTGGATTcatcttaaaaatataagacATCAACATATAAGAAATCAAACTAAGTCTACCTGAAAAGATGAAAGACTAAATTGCTAATTACATCTTAATTTTAGAatagatttatatatatatatatatatatattattttattttacattcttATAATTTCAGTTCcgttttttgtttaaatttaaatttgatccTTTTTTTTCTCGTACAGTTTAATTCATTCAGTTCTATTGATCGTTAGTTATTATCATAACATTAAAATTGATCAtttgaacaaattaaaatttgatcGTTTGTCATATAATAATAACttaatcttaaattttatattttaacatgttccaattataaattttacattaaagCACGTACAGAACAAGAGATTTAATTCTTTCTTTATAACACAAGCCCTCAAACTTGTAATCAATGtctgagttggtcatgaaagcCAAACCATGGAGTCAAATGAATTGAAGAAAAATGACAATAATGAGTAAACCTATGAAAGAGTCTTCAAAATTATAGAAATGGAGAATTTCAGTTTTAGATATTTGAAAAATCATGTACTATTGGTTAACTTTGAAAAGTTCattcattttagtttttatttacgGTCAGAACAAACTAAAATATTAGATATTCAACACTCACAACAGCTAATTTAAGAGattattcaaataaaaggtTTTCTGATGTGAGCAAATCATAAACGAACAATTTCAGACTTTCAAGTATAAAGAATTGAAGGGATAAGACATCAGAATGTAAAACCATCTATTTACATTACATTTACCATGTGTGCTTCAAACATCACAAGCAATTCCACATATACCTAATCAACTGAGAACATACTTAACAACAAAACAAGAAGGATCTAAATGCCAAATTGAAATCATTGATACAGAATAAGATAAGGCTCTAATAGTACAGATTTTGATAGTTAGAGGATATCATCATAAGCAACAATTTCTCGGCCCTTGAAAGGCACTTCTGAAACTGAGCTACCTGAGCTATTCTCACCATCTTTAGTGTTCCCTGTAGCTGAAGCAAGTCTATTACCTCTTCCATGCTTGCTCAAAGGTGCC
The sequence above is a segment of the Phaseolus vulgaris cultivar G19833 chromosome 2, P. vulgaris v2.0, whole genome shotgun sequence genome. Coding sequences within it:
- the LOC137810584 gene encoding ultraviolet-B receptor UVR8 isoform X1 — translated: MEESSKTEIEDEKSEQVVWSWGAGTEGQLGTKIVEDEVFPQLLHQPSLSSISSLACGGAHVIALTSAGKVLSWGRGNSGQLGHGEVLSNALFPKAVTSLDGYFITHVAAGWSHSGFVSDTGCVFTCGDGTFGQLGHGDYASHCSPVKLSCFVDQRAVQVACGMRHSLVLMKDCVGNQVYGFGSGKRGQLGVSNDKVKAVNVPRVVSGFEGIEIFGIAANGDHSAAVSVDGHVYTWGRGFKGFEDAYVPHCLSSSLKFIKVALGWNHALAMTGEGEVYILGGNHLGVLSDFQNMSPRSRHIPVDLREVNLEKVPGLDGMKISDIAAGAEHSVIVTDNTEIRTWGWGEHGQLGLGDTCDQISPVTVSLGYDLNEVESIKVFCGSGFTFAVTMP
- the LOC137810584 gene encoding ultraviolet-B receptor UVR8 isoform X2, which encodes MEESSKTEIEDEKSEQVVWSWGAGTEGQLGTKIVEDEVFPQLLHQPSLSSISSLACGGAHVIALTSAGKVLSWGRGNSGQLGHGEVLSNALFPKAVTSLDGYFITHVAAGWSHSGFVSDTGCVFTCGDGTFGQLGHGDYASHCSPVKLSCFVDQRAVQVACGMRHSLVLMKDCVGNQVYGFGSGKRGQLGVSNDKVKAVNVPRVVSGFEGIEIFGIAANGDHSAAVSVDGHVYTWGRGFKGFEDAYVPHCLSSSLKFIKVALGWNHALAMTGEGEVYILGGNHLGVLSDFQNMSPRSRHIPDLREVNLEKVPGLDGMKISDIAAGAEHSVIVTDNTEIRTWGWGEHGQLGLGDTCDQISPVTVSLGYDLNEVESIKVFCGSGFTFAVTMP